The segment GCCCGGCACGCGCTCCTCGACCGCCTGGTGGCCGTCAAGATCATGGCGGACAACATCGCGCTCGACCCCAATTTCGAGAAGCGCTTCCTCCGCGAGGCCCGGGCCATGGACCGGCTCGAGCACCCCCGGATCGTGGGTGTCCGCGAGTTCTTCACCGAGGCCGGCCACTACTACCTGATCATGACGCTGCTCCAGGGGCGCTCCCTCGAGAAGCTCATCGCCGAGGCCAAGGGGCCCATGGTGCTCCCCATCGCCCTCCAGATCGCCGTCGATATCCTGCAGGCCCTGGACTACGCCCACCAGAAGGGGATCATCCACCGCGACGTCAAGCCCTCGAACATCCTGCTGGACAAGGAAGGCAACGCCTACCTCACCGACTTCGGCATCGCCCTGATGGTGGGCGAGTCCCGGCAGACCAAGAGCGGCGCGGGGATCGGCACGCCCCACTACATGAGCCCCGAGCAGATCTCGAACCCCCGGGGGCTCGACCACCGGTCCGACGAGTACAGCATGGGGTGCGTGGTTTACGAGATGCTCACGGGACGCCCCCCCTTCGACGACCCGGACTCGCGCGACAGCGACTTCACGGTGATGCTCAA is part of the Acidobacteriota bacterium genome and harbors:
- a CDS encoding serine/threonine protein kinase, coding for MVPGTRVRDYIFERRIGQGGMGEVWQARHALLDRLVAVKIMADNIALDPNFEKRFLREARAMDRLEHPRIVGVREFFTEAGHYYLIMTLLQGRSLEKLIAEAKGPMVLPIALQIAVDILQALDYAHQKGIIHRDVKPSNILLDKEGNAYLTDFGIALMVGESRQTKSGAGIGTPHYMSPEQISNPRGLDHRSDEYSMGCVVYEMLTGRPPFDDPDSRDSDFTVMLKHIQAPPITPLALNPRLPQPLVDAVMKALSKNPNDRYPGCGVFCKAIQEIIERHCGGPGADIDRTVAGELAPVQYTARLVKQAKPAGGGVGSPSPIPETLPPVVVHAKPAPSMEKPAARPSPQPAPAAAHLSPPSVPLPPPPTPPPPPPPPPPPPPPTPPPPPPPPPARGGPPP